The Arthrobacter sp. NicSoilC5 genome has a window encoding:
- a CDS encoding cytochrome b/b6 domain-containing protein: MATPTKKPGSATGKRSRLYWMVPAVLVALVLVVLVARLLIGLPAVASFVADYPGRSELPDKAPVGFPAWLAWQHFLNAFFLLLIIRTGWQVRTTTRPSGYWTRNNKGLIRTRNAPTKISLELWFHLTLDALWILNGLIFAVLLFATGQWMRIVPTSWDVFPNALSAALQYASLDWPTEDGWINYNALQLLAYFVTVFIAAPLSFITGLRMSGAWPKKAAGLNKAFPIEWARAVHFPVMIYFVAFIVVHVFLVLTTGALRNLNHMYGVRDDDGWFGFWVFLASVAVMVAAWFLARPVFLRPIASLMGKVSR, encoded by the coding sequence ATGGCCACACCCACGAAGAAGCCCGGCTCCGCGACGGGTAAGCGGTCCCGGCTTTACTGGATGGTTCCCGCCGTCCTCGTGGCACTGGTCCTGGTTGTGCTGGTGGCCAGGCTGCTCATTGGGCTGCCGGCCGTGGCGTCCTTTGTCGCCGACTACCCGGGCCGGTCCGAACTTCCGGACAAGGCGCCCGTAGGATTCCCCGCCTGGCTGGCCTGGCAGCACTTCCTCAATGCGTTCTTCCTGCTCCTGATCATCCGCACGGGGTGGCAGGTCCGGACCACCACCCGGCCCAGCGGGTACTGGACCAGGAACAACAAGGGCCTGATCCGCACCAGGAACGCGCCCACCAAGATCAGCCTCGAGCTGTGGTTCCACCTGACCCTGGATGCCCTCTGGATCCTCAACGGGCTCATCTTCGCGGTCCTGTTGTTCGCCACCGGGCAGTGGATGCGCATCGTCCCCACCAGCTGGGACGTCTTCCCCAACGCGCTGTCAGCCGCGCTGCAGTACGCGTCGCTGGACTGGCCCACCGAGGACGGCTGGATCAACTACAACGCCCTGCAGTTGCTGGCATACTTCGTGACCGTCTTCATCGCAGCGCCGCTGTCGTTCATCACGGGCCTGCGGATGTCCGGAGCCTGGCCCAAGAAGGCAGCCGGCCTCAACAAGGCGTTCCCCATTGAATGGGCCCGTGCCGTCCACTTCCCGGTAATGATCTACTTTGTTGCCTTCATCGTGGTCCACGTCTTCCTGGTGCTCACCACGGGCGCACTGCGGAACCTGAACCACATGTACGGGGTCCGCGACGACGACGGCTGGTTTGGCTTCTGGGTATTCCTCGCCTCCGTGGCGGTCATGGTGGCGGCCTGGTTCCTGGCCCGGCCGGTCTTCCTGAGGCCCATCGCGTCCCTGATGGGCAAGGTCAGCCGCTGA
- a CDS encoding UPF0182 family protein gives MSRPASTTSTGRPPSRRGALTPTLIVVALVVVGFIFFANVWTDVLWYRQLGFLEVFITENLAKIATFAAGFAIMFAAVFFSIRIAYNARPVYAPDSEVRDNLNRYQAQLEPVRRIVMIGLPVLFGLFAGSAAASQWQKVLLFFNQVGFGQPDPQFNMDISFYLMTLPFLGFVTGFLISVVVIAGIAGILTHYLYGSIRLMERGVFTSRAAQIHIAVTGAAFLVLLGVNFWLDRYSSVQSNGGRWAGALYTDVNAVIPTKAILAVAAVLVAILFIVAAVIGRWRLPVIGTAMLIITSILAGGVYPWVIQQFQVRPSEQTLESKYIQRNIENTRKAYGLDGIQETRYDATNTANTGALAPDAQTTANIRLLDPNLISDAFAQLEQYRPYYQFPKALNVDRYEVNGKIQDTVIAVRELNPTNVATNQQGWLNQHVVYTHGYGVVAAKGNKFTVDGKPEFLQSGIPSTGVLGNDTTYEPRIYFGESSPEYSIVGAPDGATPREQDRPSGKEGEGETQYTFKGNGGPNVGSFFNKILYAIKFQSSDLLLSDGVNPESQILYDRNPRERVQKVAPYLTVDGGAYPAVVDGRVKWIVDGYTTSQYFPYSQQKQLSDATADSQTSSGRAVALPNSTVNYIRNSVKATVDAYDGSVTLYAWDDTDPVLKAWQKVFPSTLKPYSEMSGALMSHVRYPEDLFKVQRELLGQYHVTDPTSFYKNNDAWSTPADPTVDTDVKQPPFYMSLQMPDQQKPAFQLTSSFIPQIVNGNARNVLYGFLAADSDAGNQAGVKADGYGKLRLLQIPPETQVPGPGQAQNKFNSDPTVSQALNLLRQGASDVLNGNLLTLPVGGGILYVQPVYLKSTGETSYPTLQRVLVAFGDKVGFAPTLDAALKQLFGGDSGAAAGDSANNGQTPAGPSAPATPAEADAKAQLKAALDEANSAIQAGQTALAAGDFAAYGDAQKKVAAALKKAMDAEAKIPVTAPEASPAPAASGSPSSSPSPSPSPSAGQ, from the coding sequence TTGTCCCGTCCCGCCAGCACCACGTCCACAGGAAGGCCCCCATCGCGACGGGGAGCCCTGACGCCCACCCTCATCGTCGTTGCCCTGGTGGTAGTGGGCTTCATTTTCTTCGCCAACGTCTGGACCGACGTCCTTTGGTACCGGCAGCTGGGCTTCCTCGAGGTCTTCATCACCGAAAACCTTGCCAAGATCGCCACTTTCGCGGCCGGCTTCGCCATCATGTTCGCGGCGGTTTTCTTCTCCATCCGCATTGCCTACAACGCCCGGCCCGTCTACGCCCCGGACTCTGAGGTCCGGGACAACCTCAACCGGTACCAGGCCCAGCTTGAGCCGGTGCGCCGGATTGTCATGATCGGCCTGCCGGTCCTCTTCGGCCTCTTCGCGGGCAGCGCAGCCGCGAGCCAGTGGCAGAAAGTCCTGCTGTTCTTCAACCAGGTGGGCTTCGGCCAACCCGATCCGCAGTTCAACATGGACATCAGCTTCTACCTGATGACCCTGCCGTTCCTCGGGTTCGTCACCGGGTTCCTGATCAGCGTGGTGGTGATCGCAGGCATCGCCGGCATCCTCACCCACTACCTGTACGGCAGCATCCGGCTCATGGAGCGCGGCGTGTTCACCAGCCGGGCAGCGCAGATCCACATCGCCGTCACCGGCGCCGCGTTCCTGGTGCTCCTGGGCGTCAACTTCTGGCTGGACCGCTATTCGTCCGTGCAGAGCAACGGCGGCCGCTGGGCCGGTGCGCTCTACACCGATGTCAACGCCGTCATCCCCACCAAGGCCATCCTCGCCGTTGCTGCCGTCCTGGTGGCCATCCTCTTCATCGTTGCTGCCGTCATCGGCCGCTGGCGCCTGCCCGTGATCGGCACAGCCATGCTGATCATCACCTCCATCCTGGCCGGCGGCGTCTACCCGTGGGTCATCCAGCAGTTCCAGGTCCGCCCGTCGGAGCAGACCCTGGAAAGCAAGTACATCCAGCGCAACATCGAAAACACGCGCAAGGCCTACGGCCTGGACGGCATCCAGGAAACCCGCTACGACGCCACCAACACTGCCAACACCGGGGCGCTTGCACCCGACGCGCAGACCACGGCGAACATCCGCCTCCTGGACCCGAACCTGATCTCCGACGCCTTTGCGCAGCTGGAACAGTACCGCCCGTACTACCAGTTCCCCAAGGCCCTCAACGTGGACCGTTATGAGGTGAACGGCAAGATCCAGGACACCGTGATCGCGGTGCGGGAGCTGAACCCCACGAACGTGGCCACCAACCAGCAGGGCTGGCTGAACCAGCACGTCGTATACACGCACGGCTACGGGGTTGTGGCGGCCAAGGGCAACAAGTTCACCGTCGACGGCAAGCCTGAGTTCCTGCAGTCCGGCATTCCGTCCACCGGCGTCCTGGGTAATGACACCACCTACGAACCGCGGATCTACTTCGGTGAATCCTCGCCTGAATACTCGATCGTGGGTGCGCCGGACGGCGCCACGCCGCGCGAGCAGGACCGCCCCTCCGGCAAGGAAGGGGAAGGGGAAACCCAGTACACCTTCAAGGGCAACGGCGGGCCGAACGTTGGCTCGTTCTTCAACAAGATCCTCTACGCCATCAAGTTCCAGTCCTCGGACCTGCTGCTCTCCGATGGCGTGAACCCCGAGTCCCAGATCCTCTACGACCGCAACCCCCGCGAGCGTGTCCAGAAGGTGGCCCCGTACCTGACTGTTGACGGCGGCGCCTATCCGGCTGTGGTGGACGGCCGCGTCAAGTGGATCGTGGACGGCTACACCACCAGCCAATACTTCCCCTACTCGCAGCAGAAGCAGCTGTCCGATGCCACCGCTGATTCGCAGACCAGTTCCGGCCGCGCCGTGGCCCTGCCGAACAGCACAGTGAATTACATCCGCAACTCCGTCAAGGCGACGGTGGATGCGTATGACGGCTCGGTCACCCTGTATGCCTGGGACGACACCGACCCCGTCCTCAAGGCCTGGCAGAAGGTCTTCCCTTCAACGCTGAAGCCGTATTCGGAGATGTCCGGTGCACTGATGAGCCACGTGCGCTACCCGGAGGACCTGTTCAAGGTCCAGCGCGAGCTGCTGGGGCAGTACCACGTCACCGATCCCACCAGCTTCTACAAGAACAACGACGCCTGGAGCACGCCGGCGGACCCCACCGTGGACACCGACGTAAAGCAGCCGCCGTTCTACATGTCGCTGCAGATGCCGGACCAGCAGAAGCCGGCGTTCCAGCTGACGTCGTCCTTCATCCCGCAGATCGTAAACGGTAATGCGCGCAACGTCCTGTACGGCTTCCTCGCCGCTGATTCGGATGCAGGCAACCAGGCCGGCGTGAAGGCTGACGGGTATGGAAAGCTGCGGCTGCTGCAGATCCCGCCGGAAACCCAGGTGCCCGGTCCGGGGCAGGCTCAAAACAAGTTCAACTCGGACCCCACCGTGTCGCAGGCACTTAACCTGCTGCGGCAGGGCGCGTCCGACGTGCTGAACGGCAACCTGCTCACCCTGCCGGTAGGCGGCGGCATCCTGTACGTCCAGCCGGTCTACCTCAAGTCGACTGGTGAGACGTCATACCCCACGCTGCAGCGCGTGCTGGTGGCCTTCGGCGACAAGGTGGGCTTCGCGCCCACCCTTGATGCAGCCCTCAAGCAGCTCTTCGGTGGGGATTCCGGCGCAGCCGCGGGGGATTCGGCCAACAATGGCCAGACGCCGGCCGGACCTTCAGCGCCTGCCACTCCCGCAGAGGCGGACGCCAAGGCCCAGCTCAAGGCCGCCCTGGACGAGGCGAACTCCGCCATCCAGGCAGGCCAGACGGCGCTCGCAGCCGGCGACTTCGCTGCCTATGGCGACGCACAGAAGAAGGTTGCGGCCGCGCTGAAGAAGGCGATGGACGCCGAGGCCAAGATTCCGGTCACGGCTCCGGAGGCCAGCCCCGCCCCCGCTGCCTCCGGGTCGCCGTCGTCCTCGCCGTCACCGTCCCCGTCCCCGTCCGCAGGGCAGTAG
- a CDS encoding S16 family serine protease gives MMVAGLAALGLGIAVGTLPVPYVIESPGPTYNTLGESQGHPVINVSGHETYPAAGSLDLTTVYVDGGPTGSVSILNAFSAWLDNSKAVYPVELIYPTGTTKEEAQEQSAVAMATSQENAVASALNELKIPFGQQLQAAGLSKDSASAGKIQQGDILKSINGKEISSLSVIQDELAAGKGAPAAVTVERAGQPVALEVTPKDNGQGRFILGVMLKYLFTFPFQVQISLDKVGGPSAGLMFSLGIIDTVTPGDLTGGKHIAGTGTISPDGAVGPIGGIGQKMRGARSSGASLFLAPAANCDEVAGHIPDGLQVVRVENLAEARHAVELAGSGQDTSALPACTGK, from the coding sequence ATGATGGTTGCCGGGCTGGCGGCGTTGGGGCTGGGGATTGCCGTGGGCACCCTTCCGGTGCCTTACGTGATCGAGTCGCCCGGGCCCACCTACAACACGCTGGGGGAGAGCCAGGGGCATCCGGTGATCAACGTCAGCGGGCACGAGACCTATCCCGCTGCCGGGAGCCTGGACCTGACCACGGTGTACGTCGACGGCGGCCCCACCGGCTCCGTCAGCATCCTGAACGCCTTCTCCGCGTGGCTGGACAACTCCAAGGCCGTCTACCCGGTGGAACTGATCTATCCCACGGGAACCACCAAGGAGGAGGCCCAGGAACAGAGCGCGGTGGCCATGGCCACGTCCCAAGAGAACGCGGTGGCGTCCGCCCTGAACGAACTCAAGATTCCTTTCGGCCAGCAGCTCCAGGCCGCGGGGCTGTCCAAGGACTCGGCATCTGCGGGCAAGATCCAGCAGGGGGACATCCTCAAGTCCATCAACGGCAAGGAAATCAGCTCACTTTCCGTCATCCAGGATGAACTGGCTGCGGGCAAGGGGGCCCCGGCCGCGGTGACGGTGGAACGGGCCGGCCAGCCTGTTGCCCTCGAGGTGACACCCAAGGACAACGGGCAGGGCCGCTTCATTCTCGGCGTCATGCTGAAGTACCTGTTCACTTTCCCCTTCCAGGTGCAGATCTCCCTGGACAAGGTGGGTGGCCCCAGCGCCGGACTCATGTTTTCGCTGGGCATCATCGACACGGTGACGCCGGGCGACCTCACCGGCGGCAAGCACATCGCGGGAACCGGCACCATTTCGCCGGACGGTGCGGTGGGACCCATCGGCGGCATCGGCCAGAAGATGCGGGGTGCGCGCTCGTCCGGCGCGTCCCTCTTCCTGGCGCCCGCCGCCAACTGCGACGAGGTTGCCGGACACATCCCGGACGGCCTCCAGGTAGTCCGCGTTGAGAACCTCGCGGAAGCACGGCACGCGGTGGAACTGGCCGGGAGCGGGCAGGACACATCCGCACTTCCGGCGTGCACGGGCAAATAG
- a CDS encoding zinc-dependent metalloprotease produces MTSNPLNPSNGDDTPKDPLTEMLQNLMGGKGMENFDPSELAKAAGLPDDPNLLAQMFSQVQAMMSAPSEGPVNWTLAHDNARRVAAGSSDPSVSAQQSREVDEALRLAELWLDPVTDLPATGLIGKAWSRAEWVEATLGTWKRLTEPVANSIANALSSAMTEQMPEEMKSMMGGASSMLQNMGGAIFGMQLGQAIGALSKDVVSSTDIGVPLADLEMALLPANVAAFGEGLSLPENDIRLFLAVREAAHARLFVQVPWLRGHLLGAIEAYARGIHIDTSRIEELARDLDPSNPEGIQEALSQGVFMPQRTPAQEQALEKLETALALVEGWVDELTAAATEKVLPSAGALRETVRRRRATGGPAEHAFASLVGLELRPRRLRDAATLWATLKDERGIEGRDAIWHHPDLLPTAEDLDDPKGFSSRRKLAEASDSEVDDALQKLLSGGFDDASAEDGGAADTKDAGDKDDDDGTGQPKG; encoded by the coding sequence ATGACCTCCAACCCACTCAATCCGTCCAACGGCGACGACACCCCCAAGGATCCGTTGACCGAAATGCTGCAGAACCTGATGGGCGGCAAGGGGATGGAAAACTTCGACCCCTCCGAACTCGCCAAGGCTGCCGGCCTCCCGGACGACCCCAACCTGCTGGCCCAGATGTTCTCCCAGGTGCAGGCCATGATGAGTGCACCGTCCGAGGGCCCGGTCAACTGGACGCTGGCCCATGACAACGCCCGGCGCGTTGCCGCCGGCAGCTCCGACCCGTCGGTTTCGGCCCAGCAGTCGCGCGAGGTGGACGAGGCCCTCCGCCTCGCCGAGCTGTGGCTGGACCCGGTCACTGACCTGCCCGCCACCGGCCTCATCGGCAAAGCCTGGTCGCGCGCCGAATGGGTGGAGGCCACCCTGGGCACCTGGAAGCGGCTGACCGAACCCGTGGCCAACAGCATCGCCAATGCGCTGTCCTCCGCCATGACGGAGCAGATGCCGGAGGAGATGAAGTCCATGATGGGCGGCGCCTCCTCCATGCTGCAGAACATGGGCGGCGCGATCTTCGGCATGCAGCTGGGCCAGGCCATCGGCGCCCTGTCCAAGGACGTGGTGAGCTCAACCGATATCGGCGTCCCGCTGGCCGACCTTGAAATGGCACTGCTGCCGGCAAACGTTGCCGCCTTCGGCGAGGGCCTGTCCCTGCCGGAGAACGATATCCGGCTGTTCCTTGCCGTGCGGGAAGCCGCCCACGCCCGGCTCTTCGTGCAGGTGCCCTGGTTGCGCGGACACCTCCTGGGTGCGATCGAGGCCTATGCCCGCGGCATCCACATCGACACCTCGCGCATCGAGGAACTGGCCCGCGACCTGGACCCGAGCAACCCGGAGGGCATCCAGGAGGCGTTGTCCCAGGGGGTGTTCATGCCGCAGCGGACCCCCGCCCAGGAACAGGCCCTGGAGAAGCTCGAGACGGCGCTCGCCCTGGTGGAGGGCTGGGTTGACGAACTGACTGCGGCGGCCACCGAGAAGGTGCTGCCGTCGGCCGGGGCGCTCCGGGAAACCGTGCGGCGGCGCCGGGCAACGGGCGGTCCCGCTGAGCATGCCTTCGCCTCCTTGGTGGGGCTGGAGCTGCGGCCGCGCAGGCTTCGAGATGCCGCAACCCTCTGGGCCACGCTGAAGGACGAACGCGGGATCGAGGGCCGGGACGCCATCTGGCACCACCCCGACCTGCTGCCCACGGCCGAAGACCTGGACGATCCGAAGGGTTTCAGCTCACGCCGCAAGCTCGCCGAGGCCAGCGACAGCGAAGTTGATGACGCCCTGCAGAAACTGCTGAGTGGCGGGTTTGACGATGCCTCCGCTGAAGACGGCGGAGCCGCGGACACCAAAGATGCCGGGGACAAGGACGACGATGACGGAACCGGCCAGCCCAAAGGCTGA
- a CDS encoding M48 family metallopeptidase, translating into MTTSHGSPVEVRRSARRTRTVAAFWEDGTAVVAIPARFTAAQEREWVQRMLAKLHKQGERRAAAGRRRPATDDALAAHAAQLSAQYLGGRPAPTSVRWVSNQNSRWGSATPADGTIRLSDKLRPMPQWVIDYVLLHELAHLLVASHNAAFWKLLEAYPETQRAKAFLEGVSFATSRGLEGLEKDGAAGSGVAGQPMSGTPIGC; encoded by the coding sequence CTGACCACATCCCACGGTTCTCCGGTTGAGGTGCGGCGTTCTGCCAGGCGGACGCGGACGGTAGCCGCATTCTGGGAGGACGGAACGGCGGTGGTCGCCATTCCGGCGCGTTTCACTGCTGCCCAGGAACGGGAGTGGGTGCAGCGCATGCTGGCGAAGCTGCACAAGCAGGGGGAGCGGCGGGCTGCAGCCGGGCGGCGGCGCCCCGCCACCGATGATGCCCTTGCAGCCCACGCCGCACAGCTGTCGGCACAGTACCTCGGCGGCAGGCCGGCGCCCACGTCCGTCCGATGGGTCAGCAACCAGAACTCCCGGTGGGGCTCCGCCACGCCGGCCGACGGAACCATCCGGCTGTCGGACAAACTGCGGCCGATGCCCCAATGGGTCATCGACTACGTCCTGTTGCACGAACTGGCCCACCTCCTGGTGGCCTCACACAACGCCGCGTTCTGGAAGCTGCTGGAGGCGTATCCGGAAACCCAGCGGGCCAAAGCATTCCTGGAGGGCGTTTCGTTCGCGACGTCCCGGGGGCTGGAGGGGCTGGAGAAGGACGGCGCGGCCGGCAGCGGCGTCGCCGGCCAGCCCATGTCCGGAACACCGATCGGATGCTAA